Proteins encoded together in one Chrysemys picta bellii isolate R12L10 chromosome 22, ASM1138683v2, whole genome shotgun sequence window:
- the TFCP2 gene encoding alpha-globin transcription factor CP2 isoform X9 yields MAWALKLPLADEVIESGLVQDFDASLSGIGQELGAGAYSMSDVLALPIFKQEESSLPPDNENKILPFQYVLCAATSPAVKLHDETLTYLNQGQSYEIRMLDNRKIGELPEINGKLVKSIFRVVFHDRRLQYTEHQQLEGWRWNRPGDRILDIDIPMSVGIIDPRANPTQLNTVEFLWDPSKRTSVFIQVHCISTEFTMRKHGGEKGVPFRVQIDTFKENENGEYTEHLHSASCQIKVFKPKGADRKQKTDREKMEKRTPHEKEKYQPSYETTILTECSPWPEITYVNNAPSPGFNSSHSSFSIGEGNGSPNHQPEPPPPITDVSPTSNLMLVNLLPTTTPQEAQQWLHRNRFSTFSRLFTNFSGADLLKLTREDVIQICGPADGIRLFNALKGRPLSSHWPEPSATPELGLRVTRSSGHQSLRQACVSGLLHQGA; encoded by the exons ATGGCGTGGGCTCTGAAGCTGCCGCTGGCGGATGAGGTGATCGAATCGGGGCTGGTGCAAGATTTCGATGCCAGCCTCTCGGGCATTGGCCAGGAGCTGGGCGCTGGCGCCTACAGCATGAG TGATGTTCTAGCCCTGCCCATATTCAAACAGGAAGAATCAAGTTTGCCTCCTGACAACGAAAACAAGATCCTGCCTTTTCAGTACGTTCTGTGTGCAGCCACGTCCCCTGCAGTGAAACTCCATGACGAAACACTCACCTATCTCAATCAAG GTCAGTCGTATGAGATCCGGATGCTGGATAACAGGAAAATCGGGGAGCTGCCGGAGATAAATGGGAAACTGGTAAAG AGTATATTTCGAGTGGTGTTTCATGACCGGCGGCTGCAATATACGGAGCATCAGCAGCTTGAGGGCTGGAGGTGGAACAGGCCTGGGGACAGGATATTGGATATAG ATATCCCGATGTCTGTGGGTATAATTGACCCCAGGGCAAATCCAACACAACTAAATACAGTGGAGTTTCTCTGGGATCCTTCAAAGAGGACTTCCGTGTTCATCCAG GTGCACTGTATCAGCACGGAGTTCACCATGAGGAAACATGGCGGCGAAAAGGGAGTGCCCTTCCGAGTCCAGATCGACACctttaaagagaatgagaatggGGAGTACACTGAGCACTTGCATTCTGCCAGCTGCCAGATTAAAGTCTTCAAG CCCAAAGGAGCAGATCGAAAACAGAAGACGGACAGAGAGAAAATGGAGAAGCGAACTCCTCATGAGAAGGAGAAATACCAGCCTTCCTATGAGACCACAATACTCACAGAG TGTTCTCCGTGGCCAGAGATCACTTATGTCAACAATGCACCATCTCCTGGCTTTAACAGCTCCCACAGCAGCTTCTCCATTGGTGAGGG AAATGGCTCTCCAAACCACCAGCCCGAGCCACCTCCTCCGATCACAGATGTAAGTCCCACCTCAAATCTTATGCTTGTG AACCTCCTGCCAACGACGACGCCTCAGGAAGCCCAGCAATGGCTGCATCGAAACCGCTTCTCCACGTTCTCCCGGCTCTTCACGAACTTCTCAG GGGCAGACTTACTGAAGCTAACCAGGGAAGATGTTATCCAGATCTGTGGCCCTGCAGATGGCATCAGGCTCTTCAATGCGTTAAAGGGACG cccattgtcctcccactggccagaaccgtctgcgactcctgagctgggcctccgggtcaccaggtcatcaggtcaccagtcgctgag
- the TFCP2 gene encoding alpha-globin transcription factor CP2 isoform X8 encodes MAWALKLPLADEVIESGLVQDFDASLSGIGQELGAGAYSMSDVLALPIFKQEESSLPPDNENKILPFQYVLCAATSPAVKLHDETLTYLNQGQSYEIRMLDNRKIGELPEINGKLVKSIFRVVFHDRRLQYTEHQQLEGWRWNRPGDRILDIDIPMSVGIIDPRANPTQLNTVEFLWDPSKRTSVFIQVHCISTEFTMRKHGGEKGVPFRVQIDTFKENENGEYTEHLHSASCQIKVFKPKGADRKQKTDREKMEKRTPHEKEKYQPSYETTILTECSPWPEITYVNNAPSPGFNSSHSSFSIGEGNGSPNHQPEPPPPITDVSPTSNLMLVNLLPTTTPQEAQQWLHRNRFSTFSRLFTNFSGADLLKLTREDVIQICGPADGIRLFNALKGRPLSSHWPEPSATPELGLRVTRSSGHQSLRYPSSRPLAGVPSSLSGPL; translated from the exons ATGGCGTGGGCTCTGAAGCTGCCGCTGGCGGATGAGGTGATCGAATCGGGGCTGGTGCAAGATTTCGATGCCAGCCTCTCGGGCATTGGCCAGGAGCTGGGCGCTGGCGCCTACAGCATGAG TGATGTTCTAGCCCTGCCCATATTCAAACAGGAAGAATCAAGTTTGCCTCCTGACAACGAAAACAAGATCCTGCCTTTTCAGTACGTTCTGTGTGCAGCCACGTCCCCTGCAGTGAAACTCCATGACGAAACACTCACCTATCTCAATCAAG GTCAGTCGTATGAGATCCGGATGCTGGATAACAGGAAAATCGGGGAGCTGCCGGAGATAAATGGGAAACTGGTAAAG AGTATATTTCGAGTGGTGTTTCATGACCGGCGGCTGCAATATACGGAGCATCAGCAGCTTGAGGGCTGGAGGTGGAACAGGCCTGGGGACAGGATATTGGATATAG ATATCCCGATGTCTGTGGGTATAATTGACCCCAGGGCAAATCCAACACAACTAAATACAGTGGAGTTTCTCTGGGATCCTTCAAAGAGGACTTCCGTGTTCATCCAG GTGCACTGTATCAGCACGGAGTTCACCATGAGGAAACATGGCGGCGAAAAGGGAGTGCCCTTCCGAGTCCAGATCGACACctttaaagagaatgagaatggGGAGTACACTGAGCACTTGCATTCTGCCAGCTGCCAGATTAAAGTCTTCAAG CCCAAAGGAGCAGATCGAAAACAGAAGACGGACAGAGAGAAAATGGAGAAGCGAACTCCTCATGAGAAGGAGAAATACCAGCCTTCCTATGAGACCACAATACTCACAGAG TGTTCTCCGTGGCCAGAGATCACTTATGTCAACAATGCACCATCTCCTGGCTTTAACAGCTCCCACAGCAGCTTCTCCATTGGTGAGGG AAATGGCTCTCCAAACCACCAGCCCGAGCCACCTCCTCCGATCACAGATGTAAGTCCCACCTCAAATCTTATGCTTGTG AACCTCCTGCCAACGACGACGCCTCAGGAAGCCCAGCAATGGCTGCATCGAAACCGCTTCTCCACGTTCTCCCGGCTCTTCACGAACTTCTCAG GGGCAGACTTACTGAAGCTAACCAGGGAAGATGTTATCCAGATCTGTGGCCCTGCAGATGGCATCAGGCTCTTCAATGCGTTAAAGGGACG cccattgtcctcccactggccagaaccgtctgcgactcctgagctgggcctccgggtcaccaggtcatcaggtcaccagtcgctgagGTATccgtcctccaggccattggctggggtcccaagttccctctccggtcctctgtag